A genome region from Pseudorca crassidens isolate mPseCra1 chromosome 20, mPseCra1.hap1, whole genome shotgun sequence includes the following:
- the IZUMO1 gene encoding izumo sperm-egg fusion protein 1 isoform X9, translating into MGPWRLPLLVAALAGCLLPARGCVMCDPNVVEALNSLETDYLPGHLEAKHHKNVMKRVKQAVEAFKDLPIDEDSYMGVVDEATLEKAAWSLLKDLKRITDSDVKGELFVKELLWTLHLAKDNFASYAAQFQKTAFCPNKCGLMLQPLIWCSTCQKQVHSCRKSSNCGGEKAGPSRRGWRKRGGARGEIKRLKRSETGDSQQEKAGRDQVEGGWERAQNRERASHSNRLFPERKVKVHQMEDMILDCELNWHKLSQGLTDYSFYRVWRNNSETLMSKGKEPTLTKTMVRPKDAGTYRCELGSVQSSPATIIYFHVTGPSRPPRTAP; encoded by the exons ATGGGGCCGTGGCGGCTCCCCCTCCTGGTGGCGGCTCTGGCCGGCTGCCTGCTTCCTGCCCGGGGCTGTGTCATGTGTGATCCAAACGTCGTGGAGGCGCTGAACTCCTTGGAGACGGATTACCTGCCTGGCCACCTGGAGGCCAAGCATCACAAAAACGTGATGAAAAGGGTAAAGCAGGCAGTGGAAGCTTTCAAGGACCTGCCGATTGACGAGGATTCCTATATGGGGGTCGTCG ATGAGGCCACACTGGAAAAGGCAGCTTGGAGTTTGCTGAAGGATCTGAAACGCATCACGGACAGTGATGTAAAAG GCGAGCTCTTCGTGAAGGAGCTGTTATGGACGTTGCACCTGGCAAAGGATAACTTTGCCAGCTACGCTGCTCAGTTTCAAAAAACGG CGTTTTGTCCCAACAAATGTG GTTTGATGTTGCAGCCTCTGATCTGGTGCAGTACCTGCCAGAAGCAGGTTCACTCTTGTCGAAAGTCCTCGAATTGCGGAGGTGAGAAAGCTGGGCCCAGCCGGAGGGGTTGGCGCAAGAGGGGCGGAGCCAGAGGAGAGATCAAGCGTCTAAAGAGGTCGGAGACTGGAGACAGCCAACAAGAAAAGGCGGGGCGAGACCAAGTGgaagggggttgggagagggCCCAGAACCGTGAAAGAGCATCCCACAGTAACCGCCTATTCCCAGAGCGCAAAGTCAAGGTCCATCAGATGGAAGATATGATCCTGGACTGTGAGCTCAACTGGCATAAACTCTCTCAAGGCCTGACCGATTACAGCTTTTACAGG GTTTGGCGGAACAATTCTGAGACCTTGATGTCCAAGGGGAAGGAGCCCACGCTGACCAAGACCATGGTGCGTCCAAAGGATGCAGGCACCTATCGCTGCGAGCTGGGCTCCGTGCAATCCAGTCCAGCCACGATCATCTATTTTCATGTCACAG GACCTTCGCGCCCTCCCAGGACTGCTCCTTAA
- the IZUMO1 gene encoding izumo sperm-egg fusion protein 1 isoform X11, which translates to MLQPLIWCSTCQKQVHSCRKSSNCGGEKAGPSRRGWRKRGGARGEIKRLKRSETGDSQQEKAGRDQVEGGWERAQNRERASHSNRLFPERKVKVHQMEDMILDCELNWHKLSQGLTDYSFYRVWRNNSETLMSKGKEPTLTKTMVRPKDAGTYRCELGSVQSSPATIIYFHVTVLPKRIVEEIPSPNTETEDEVAPGEVTLDGPQTATTLQSQSPKPEKVLRSRLVGLLIWGFVVLIASVATVILLSRSGKVIDFIKSSWFSTGRGAAQDSEVSEEKAKESRRK; encoded by the exons ATGTTGCAGCCTCTGATCTGGTGCAGTACCTGCCAGAAGCAGGTTCACTCTTGTCGAAAGTCCTCGAATTGCGGAGGTGAGAAAGCTGGGCCCAGCCGGAGGGGTTGGCGCAAGAGGGGCGGAGCCAGAGGAGAGATCAAGCGTCTAAAGAGGTCGGAGACTGGAGACAGCCAACAAGAAAAGGCGGGGCGAGACCAAGTGgaagggggttgggagagggCCCAGAACCGTGAAAGAGCATCCCACAGTAACCGCCTATTCCCAGAGCGCAAAGTCAAGGTCCATCAGATGGAAGATATGATCCTGGACTGTGAGCTCAACTGGCATAAACTCTCTCAAGGCCTGACCGATTACAGCTTTTACAGG GTTTGGCGGAACAATTCTGAGACCTTGATGTCCAAGGGGAAGGAGCCCACGCTGACCAAGACCATGGTGCGTCCAAAGGATGCAGGCACCTATCGCTGCGAGCTGGGCTCCGTGCAATCCAGTCCAGCCACGATCATCTATTTTCATGTCACAG TATTGCCCAAAAGAATCGTGGAGGAGATACCGTCACCAAACACTGAAACCGAGGATGAGGTGGCCCCAGGTGAGGTGACTTTGGATGGCCCCCAGACGGCCACAACCCTCCAGTCACAGTCTCCGAAGCCAGAGAAAGTACTGAGGAGCCGCCTGGTCGGGCTGCTGATCTGGGGCTTTGTCGTGCTGATAGCCAGTGTTGCCACCGT GATACTTTTATCTCGGTCTGGGAAAGTGATCGATTTCATAAAGTCCTCCTGGTTCAGCACTGGCCGTGGAGCTGCTCAGGACTCTGAGGTTTCAGAAGAAAAGGCCAAAGaatcaaggagaaaataa